A DNA window from Pseudomonas sp. GD03919 contains the following coding sequences:
- a CDS encoding ABC transporter ATP-binding protein, translating into MAAQAGNDAFLRFTNVKKTYDHKTLVVKDFNLNVAKGEFITLLGPSGSGKTSCLMMLAGFEDVTSGEILINGRNVTSIAPYARNIGMVFQQYALFPHMTIRENLAYPLKIRKLPKDEIRAKVEDYLALVELQAFGGRYPGQLSGGQRQRVALARALIFAPDIVLMDEPLGALDKKLREQMQFEIKRLHEQLGFTVIYVTHDQTEALTMSDRIAVFNNGVVQQCAAPHVLYERPANLFVADFIGESNKLAGVIESVAEDSVQVRLDDGGLVRALKANCTEVGQLTTVSVRPEKLNFTDRLGGSGNQVKARFVTRHYVGEYIRYHFETASGSELVVKNLNDSSAPHLSAHDEVALAWLPEDSQALDRSEVPPHN; encoded by the coding sequence ATGGCTGCGCAAGCTGGGAACGACGCGTTCCTGCGATTCACCAACGTCAAGAAGACCTACGATCACAAGACCCTGGTGGTCAAGGACTTCAACCTCAACGTGGCCAAGGGCGAATTCATCACCCTGCTCGGCCCCTCCGGCTCAGGCAAGACCTCCTGCCTAATGATGCTCGCCGGCTTCGAGGACGTGACCAGCGGCGAGATCCTGATCAACGGCCGCAACGTCACCAGCATCGCCCCCTACGCTCGCAACATCGGCATGGTCTTCCAGCAGTACGCCCTGTTCCCGCACATGACCATCCGCGAGAACCTGGCCTACCCCCTGAAAATCCGCAAATTGCCCAAGGACGAGATTCGCGCCAAGGTCGAGGACTACCTCGCCCTGGTCGAACTGCAGGCCTTCGGCGGCCGCTACCCCGGCCAGCTCTCCGGCGGCCAGCGCCAGCGCGTGGCCCTGGCCCGCGCACTGATCTTCGCCCCGGACATCGTGCTGATGGACGAGCCGCTCGGCGCGCTGGACAAGAAACTGCGCGAGCAGATGCAGTTCGAGATCAAGCGCCTGCACGAGCAGCTCGGCTTCACCGTGATCTACGTCACCCACGACCAGACCGAAGCGCTGACCATGAGCGACCGCATCGCCGTGTTCAACAACGGCGTGGTGCAGCAGTGCGCGGCGCCGCACGTGCTCTACGAACGCCCGGCCAACCTGTTCGTCGCCGACTTCATCGGCGAGAGCAACAAACTGGCCGGGGTGATCGAGAGCGTCGCCGAAGACAGCGTGCAGGTGCGTCTGGACGATGGCGGCCTGGTCCGGGCGCTGAAGGCCAACTGCACCGAGGTCGGCCAGCTGACCACGGTGTCGGTACGCCCGGAGAAGCTCAACTTCACCGACCGCCTCGGCGGCAGCGGCAACCAGGTCAAGGCGCGCTTCGTCACCCGCCACTACGTCGGCGAATACATCCGCTATCACTTCGAGACTGCCAGCGGCAGCGAGCTGGTGGTGAAGAACCTCAACGACAGTTCGGCCCCGCACCTCAGCGCTCATGACGAAGTCGCCCTCGCCTGGCTGCCGGAAGACAGCCAGGCCCTGGATCGATCGGAAGTCCCACCCCACAACTAG